A part of Synchiropus splendidus isolate RoL2022-P1 chromosome 19, RoL_Sspl_1.0, whole genome shotgun sequence genomic DNA contains:
- the rps2 gene encoding 40S ribosomal protein S2, giving the protein MADDAGGRGGFRGGFGAGGRGRGRGRGRGRGRGRGARGGKSEDKEWVPVTKLGRLVKDMKIKSLEEIYLYSLPIKESEIIDFFLGSGLKDEVLKIMPVQKQTRAGQRTRFKAFVAIGDYNGHVGLGVKCSKEVATAIRGAIILAKLSIVPVRRGYWGNKIGKPHTVPCKVTGRCGSVLVRLIPAPRGSGIVSAPVPKKLLMMAGIDDCYTSARGCTATLGNFAKATFDAISKTYSYLTPDLWKETVFTKSPYQEFTDHLAKTQTKVSVQRGPAVPAASS; this is encoded by the exons ATGGCGGACGACGCCGGTGGTAGAGGAGGTTTCCGTGGAGGTTTCGGTGCTGGTGGCCGCGGCAGGGGCCGTGGCCGCGGCAGAGGCCGTGGCAGGGGCCGCGGTGCTCGCGGGGGCAAGTCCGAGGACAAGGAG TGGGTTCCCGTCACCAAGCTGGGCCGCCTTGTTAAGGACATGAAGATCAAGTCTCTGGAGGAGATCTATCTGTACTCTCTGCCTATCAAG GAGTCTGAAATCATCGACTTCTTCCTGGGCTCTGGTCTGAAGGATGAGGTGCTGAAGATCATGCCTGTCCAGAAGCAGACAAGGGCTGGTCAGCGCACCAGGTTCAAG GCTTTTGTTGCCATTGGCGACTACAACGGTCACGTTGGCCTGGGAGTGAAGTGCTCCAAGGAGGTGGCCACCGCCATCCGTGGTGCCATCATCCTGGCCAAGCTGTCCATTGTCCCAGTCAGGAGAGGCTACTGGGGTAACAAGATCGGCAAACCTCACACCGTGCCCTGCAAGGTGACTGGGCGCTGCGGTTCTGTCCTGGTGCGGCTGATCCCAGCTCCCCGCGGTTCCGGCATTGTGTCTGCGCCCGTGCCCAAGAAGCTGCTGATGATGGCTGGAATCGACGACTGCTACACCTCTGCCCGAGGCTGCACAGCCACACTCGGCAACTTCG CAAAGGCCACCTTTGATGCCATCTCCAAGACCTACAGCTatctgacccctgacctctggAAGGAGACCGTCTTCACCAAGTCTCCATACCAG GAGTTCACCGACCATCTGGCCAAGACTCAGACCAAGGTGTCGGTGCAGAGAGGTCCAGCTGTTCCAGCGGCTTCCTCCTGA